The Mycoplasma sp. 1654_15 genome contains a region encoding:
- a CDS encoding amidohydrolase family protein: MILKNALITTKDEQFLGYLEIDQTGKIKKIVKGHTEKVGIDCNNNILLPAFIDSHTHGGYGFSFNKINEIDFLTKFLKYKNNLHKKEGVAAVFGTTVTDTWKNIKLFTEKFNYLHKNYESFLLSWYLEGPFISKEKKGAHKQDLIISAKKQHLEYLKNHLNFKATIAIAPENNVAKLLDKYQNDFDFTIGHSNCFNFSKTHKLTTYKRFTHFYNACSMFNQRQESLVNLILENKLHKNFLVELIADGLHIRNSTLAFTLNMLDIDNICIVSDSLPEKGLKNGIYDLGPLKVEKKSDLFYIQNSSTIAGSGKGYNKILKNLKKNTNINWSQLVKVSSYNVAQALNLTHLYGDIAENKPANIVLIDKNFNVIFSFINNKYFTNKKL, translated from the coding sequence ATGATATTAAAAAATGCATTAATTACAACCAAAGATGAACAATTTCTAGGTTATTTAGAAATAGATCAAACAGGAAAAATAAAGAAAATAGTAAAGGGACATACAGAAAAAGTAGGTATTGACTGCAATAACAACATTTTATTACCAGCATTTATCGATTCTCATACTCACGGAGGTTATGGTTTTTCTTTTAATAAAATAAATGAAATAGATTTTTTAACTAAATTTTTAAAATACAAAAATAATTTACATAAAAAAGAGGGTGTAGCAGCAGTTTTTGGAACCACAGTCACAGATACTTGAAAAAACATTAAGTTATTTACTGAAAAATTTAATTATCTACATAAAAATTATGAATCATTTTTATTAAGTTGATATTTAGAAGGTCCTTTTATTTCAAAAGAAAAAAAAGGAGCACATAAACAAGATTTAATTATTTCAGCTAAAAAACAACATCTTGAATATTTAAAAAATCATTTAAATTTCAAAGCCACAATCGCAATTGCACCAGAAAATAATGTAGCAAAACTATTGGATAAATACCAAAATGACTTTGATTTTACTATTGGACATTCAAATTGTTTTAATTTTTCTAAAACACACAAATTAACAACCTACAAAAGATTTACTCATTTTTATAATGCTTGTTCAATGTTTAATCAAAGACAAGAATCACTGGTGAATCTTATATTAGAAAACAAATTGCATAAAAATTTTTTAGTGGAGTTAATTGCAGATGGCTTGCATATTAGAAATTCTACATTAGCTTTTACATTAAATATGTTAGATATTGATAATATATGCATAGTATCAGATTCACTACCTGAAAAAGGTTTAAAAAACGGCATCTATGATCTTGGTCCTTTAAAAGTAGAAAAAAAATCAGATTTATTTTATATTCAAAATTCCTCAACAATAGCAGGTTCTGGCAAGGGTTATAACAAAATTTTAAAAAATTTAAAGAAAAATACCAATATTAATTGATCACAACTAGTAAAAGTCTCTTCATATAATGTAGCTCAAGCACTCAATTTAACTCATTTATATGGTGATATAGCAGAAAATAAACCAGCTAATATTGTTTTAATAGATAAAAATTTTAACGTCATTTTTAGCTTTATAAATAACAAATATTTTACTAATAAAAAACTCTAA
- the nusG gene encoding transcription termination/antitermination protein NusG, whose protein sequence is MTDFKWYMISTISNKEDNAIELLKNRIKSEGLEQYFKEIKKFEYTTISEKEYEKKLRGEKYSEKKENLYKGYIFIKMQMNDAVWFIVRNTQYITGLIGSSGKGTKPTPVSEKEIRKMEQKQKEKIAEYAKYGTVDSPFKEGSVVEIIQGPFIGEIGKITSVDLSKNTSIVEIEVLGRKTDTLIENKNLKLISNNTSSN, encoded by the coding sequence ATGACAGATTTTAAATGATATATGATTTCAACTATTTCAAACAAAGAAGATAATGCAATTGAACTTTTAAAAAACAGAATTAAATCCGAAGGATTAGAACAATACTTTAAAGAAATAAAAAAGTTTGAATATACAACCATTAGTGAAAAAGAATATGAAAAAAAACTAAGAGGTGAAAAATACTCAGAAAAAAAAGAAAATTTATATAAAGGCTACATTTTTATTAAAATGCAAATGAATGATGCTGTTTGATTTATTGTAAGAAATACACAGTATATCACAGGATTAATCGGTTCTTCTGGTAAAGGAACTAAGCCAACTCCTGTTTCAGAAAAAGAAATTAGAAAAATGGAACAAAAACAAAAAGAAAAAATAGCTGAATATGCAAAATACGGCACTGTTGATTCACCGTTTAAAGAAGGTTCAGTTGTTGAAATAATACAAGGTCCGTTTATAGGAGAAATAGGTAAAATTACTTCAGTTGATTTATCAAAAAATACTTCAATTGTTGAAATAGAAGTTCTTGGAAGAAAAACAGATACTTTAATAGAAAACAAAAATTTAAAACTCATTTCCAATAATACTAGTTCTAACTAA
- the secE gene encoding preprotein translocase subunit SecE: protein MLKNKNKKNKPKKYWIRHFFKELKRVKWPSGSYLAKNYFKVLIFVFIATILFFIILTIATLLWNKAGVGL from the coding sequence ATGTTAAAAAACAAAAACAAGAAAAATAAACCAAAAAAATATTGAATTAGACACTTTTTTAAAGAATTAAAAAGAGTAAAATGACCATCAGGTTCATATTTAGCTAAAAATTATTTCAAAGTGTTAATTTTCGTTTTTATTGCAACTATTTTATTTTTCATAATATTAACCATAGCAACTTTACTCTGAAATAAAGCAGGAGTAGGATTATAA
- the rpmG gene encoding 50S ribosomal protein L33, producing the protein MPKTKVSLSCIECKSKNYNINKSSDERLILKKFCKKCNSSTTHKEEK; encoded by the coding sequence ATGCCAAAAACAAAAGTTTCACTTAGTTGTATAGAATGCAAAAGTAAAAACTACAATATAAATAAATCTTCTGATGAAAGACTTATTTTAAAAAAGTTTTGTAAAAAATGTAATTCTAGTACAACACACAAAGAAGAAAAATAG
- a CDS encoding sigma-70 family RNA polymerase sigma factor — MNTKRRNKIISKTYYQHKEIFTICAKNVIRLFNNVPLNLDDLINYSLFYLPQIVEDYDKKFNHCYEKYLFYKVKYLMINYCKKFTTKSHQVLNLALNYTFEEIEIEDPNSTIFLNNFNYQEEPKEWLQTKFQIKDDLELSVLVYYFFEGFKTKQISLKTNMSSFKINNILKKFEKKIQAYVL, encoded by the coding sequence TTGAACACAAAACGAAGAAATAAAATAATTTCCAAAACTTACTATCAGCATAAAGAAATTTTTACAATTTGTGCTAAAAACGTAATTAGACTTTTTAATAATGTACCTTTAAATTTAGATGATTTAATAAATTACAGTCTTTTCTATTTGCCTCAAATAGTAGAAGACTATGATAAAAAATTTAACCATTGTTATGAAAAATACTTGTTTTATAAAGTAAAATATTTAATGATTAATTATTGTAAAAAATTTACTACAAAGTCACATCAAGTTTTAAATTTAGCTTTAAATTATACATTTGAAGAAATAGAAATAGAAGATCCAAATTCCACTATTTTTTTAAACAACTTCAATTATCAAGAAGAACCTAAAGAGTGACTACAGACAAAATTTCAAATTAAAGATGATTTAGAACTTAGCGTTTTAGTATATTATTTTTTTGAAGGCTTTAAAACTAAACAAATTTCTTTAAAAACTAATATGAGTTCGTTTAAAATAAATAATATTTTAAAAAAATTTGAAAAGAAAATTCAAGCTTATGTATTATAA
- the rlmB gene encoding 23S rRNA (guanosine(2251)-2'-O)-methyltransferase RlmB, with translation MVKYICGKNSLLDAIKNNIPIKKIYLAKPLVDIDLKKFEVKIVEKTFLDKLAKGINHQGFVAEVENVKYFPIESIFKDNPERILILDHIQDNHNLGAIIRSANAAGIKHIILPKDNCAKINETVIRISSGGFVGIKFVQVNSLLATIDKLKKRNFWIYSSALTKQAKSIETINFNLPTAIVLGSEAKGVSKSLLNQSDETFYIPMQGTVQSLNVSVAAGIILFKK, from the coding sequence ATGGTTAAATACATTTGCGGCAAGAATTCTTTGTTAGACGCGATAAAAAACAATATACCAATCAAAAAAATTTATTTAGCAAAACCTTTAGTTGATATAGATTTAAAAAAATTTGAAGTAAAAATAGTAGAAAAAACTTTTTTAGACAAATTAGCAAAAGGAATAAACCATCAAGGTTTTGTTGCTGAAGTAGAAAATGTTAAATATTTCCCTATCGAGTCTATATTTAAAGATAATCCCGAAAGGATTTTGATTTTAGATCATATTCAAGACAATCATAATTTAGGAGCAATTATTCGAAGCGCAAACGCAGCAGGAATAAAACATATTATTTTGCCAAAAGATAATTGCGCCAAAATTAATGAAACCGTAATTCGAATATCATCAGGCGGATTTGTAGGGATTAAATTTGTACAAGTAAATTCATTATTAGCAACCATTGACAAGTTAAAAAAACGTAATTTTTGAATATATTCTTCAGCTCTTACAAAACAAGCCAAATCAATAGAAACTATTAATTTTAATCTTCCAACAGCTATTGTTTTAGGTTCTGAAGCTAAAGGTGTTTCCAAATCTTTATTAAATCAATCTGATGAAACCTTTTATATTCCAATGCAAGGAACTGTTCAGTCTTTGAATGTTTCAGTAGCGGCAGGAATTATTCTTTTTAAAAAGTAG
- the cysS gene encoding cysteine--tRNA ligase, whose product MTKKENIYVCGPTVYDYIHIGNLRPILTIDILNRVKKYFKYEVFFLHNITNIDDKIIQKALKENTTESKISEFYYKDYIKKLKIFNIEKPTKIVKVTNELNTIKNYIYLLQNQGFTYQENDDLYFDTSKVKNYGNISGQNIEALKSSSKTKHKSKANDFVLWKKTTEGIKYFSKLGLGRPGWHTECSALIYKYFNKQTIDIHSGGIDLIFPHHENENAQHFALTKKPITKKWVHVGQIKINNEKMSKSLNNVFLVDEFLKQYSPDIYRHILLTSSISGPINLTTELLEANKNKIIQYKKAYFEHLLKPKKVYKNIVNPILKLFLESSFAQANKELNLLLKNKDFANLSFILKTLGFIFVQKTLTKTDELLVARWEKLKAQENYQQADKIREKLWKKFIFS is encoded by the coding sequence ATGACTAAAAAAGAAAACATTTACGTTTGTGGACCTACAGTTTACGATTATATTCACATCGGAAACTTACGACCTATTTTAACTATTGATATTTTAAACAGAGTTAAAAAATACTTTAAATATGAAGTATTTTTTCTCCATAACATAACTAATATTGATGACAAAATTATCCAAAAAGCTTTAAAAGAAAACACAACAGAGAGTAAAATTTCTGAATTTTATTATAAAGATTATATAAAGAAGTTAAAAATTTTTAACATAGAAAAACCAACAAAAATTGTAAAAGTCACAAATGAGTTAAATACTATTAAAAATTACATTTATTTGCTTCAAAATCAAGGATTTACCTATCAAGAAAATGATGATTTATATTTTGATACTTCTAAAGTAAAAAATTATGGAAATATTTCAGGACAAAACATAGAAGCTTTAAAATCTTCTTCAAAAACAAAGCATAAATCCAAAGCAAACGATTTTGTTTTATGAAAAAAAACTACTGAAGGTATTAAATATTTTTCAAAATTAGGTTTAGGTCGTCCAGGTTGACACACAGAATGTTCAGCTTTAATTTATAAGTATTTTAATAAACAAACAATAGATATTCACTCAGGGGGAATTGATTTAATTTTTCCTCATCATGAAAATGAAAATGCTCAACATTTTGCTTTAACTAAGAAGCCTATTACAAAAAAATGAGTTCATGTTGGACAAATAAAAATTAACAACGAAAAGATGTCTAAATCATTAAATAATGTTTTTTTAGTAGATGAGTTTTTAAAACAATATAGTCCTGATATTTATCGCCACATTTTATTAACTAGTTCGATTTCAGGTCCTATAAATTTAACAACAGAATTATTAGAAGCTAACAAAAACAAGATAATTCAATACAAAAAAGCTTATTTTGAACATTTATTAAAACCTAAAAAAGTCTATAAAAATATAGTAAATCCAATTTTGAAGTTATTTTTAGAATCTAGTTTTGCTCAAGCAAATAAAGAATTAAATTTGCTTCTTAAAAATAAAGACTTTGCAAATTTATCCTTTATTTTAAAGACTTTAGGCTTTATTTTTGTACAAAAAACATTGACTAAAACAGATGAATTATTAGTTGCTAGATGAGAAAAATTAAAAGCACAAGAAAATTACCAACAAGCAGACAAAATTAGAGAAAAACTATGAAAAAAGTTCATTTTTTCCTAA
- a CDS encoding YgjP-like metallopeptidase domain-containing protein — protein sequence MNNNFSYIHNGKHYEVVVVQKKYKNLKFSVRLEQGKLKVYTNFPLNKIQENLLILKPKIDHLLENASNVSPINLQEKYFYFLGQKYDFDLVKTNNEYYLYAKNFVFKIKSHNKNTLKLQIIDNINKKLLEYIKTRISYWVQIMHTPDFEVILRDKTSTWATNHITKRKIYFSKKLFPFSRNTIDYIIVHELTHYYQTNHSQKFWSIVAKYKPDYLEIKRKLKKNQYD from the coding sequence ATGAACAATAATTTTAGCTACATTCACAATGGAAAACACTATGAAGTTGTTGTTGTGCAAAAAAAATATAAAAACCTTAAATTTAGTGTTCGTTTAGAACAAGGAAAATTAAAAGTTTATACAAATTTTCCTTTGAATAAAATTCAAGAAAATTTGTTGATTTTAAAGCCTAAAATTGATCATTTACTTGAGAATGCTTCCAATGTTAGTCCAATTAATTTACAAGAAAAATACTTTTATTTTTTAGGTCAAAAATATGATTTTGATTTAGTAAAAACTAATAATGAATATTATTTATATGCAAAAAATTTTGTTTTTAAGATTAAATCACACAACAAAAACACATTAAAATTACAAATTATTGATAATATCAACAAAAAACTTTTAGAATATATAAAAACAAGAATATCATACTGAGTACAAATAATGCATACTCCTGATTTTGAAGTAATTTTGCGTGATAAAACAAGCACTTGGGCAACTAATCACATAACAAAAAGAAAAATTTATTTTTCAAAAAAATTATTCCCATTTAGTAGAAATACAATTGACTACATTATTGTTCACGAACTAACGCATTATTACCAAACAAATCACAGTCAAAAATTTTGAAGCATAGTAGCAAAATATAAACCAGATTATTTAGAAATTAAAAGAAAATTAAAGAAGAACCAATATGACTAA
- a CDS encoding nuclease-related domain-containing protein, whose product MDNQTGFILGSTLGLLSLLIFFLIFLFFRFKALQTKILKKNKGKEYEKQVNEKLLQWAINNQSFFINSSILKKDNLLFEVDSILITKKAVIVIEIKSLNGFIKGDFYSNYWTKTSFNHQLKIYSPVFQNKMHIIKLQKLLNMPVPFLSLIIFSSKTKSLDITNYFDYQDDTLMTFESDMMFKLDLLMQQHTNYEISILDQKRIFYSIEQCIDNSKTNLKKIKKSIKNEQ is encoded by the coding sequence ATGGATAATCAAACTGGTTTTATTCTTGGTAGTACATTGGGTTTGTTGTCTTTATTAATATTTTTTTTAATTTTTTTATTCTTCAGATTCAAAGCACTTCAAACCAAAATTCTAAAGAAAAATAAAGGAAAAGAGTATGAAAAACAAGTAAATGAAAAGCTACTACAATGAGCTATTAATAATCAAAGTTTTTTCATTAATTCTTCAATATTAAAAAAAGATAATTTATTATTTGAAGTTGATAGTATTTTAATTACTAAAAAAGCTGTAATTGTAATTGAAATCAAGTCATTAAATGGCTTTATTAAAGGTGATTTTTACTCAAATTATTGAACCAAAACCAGCTTTAATCATCAATTAAAAATTTACAGTCCAGTATTTCAAAATAAAATGCATATAATTAAGCTACAAAAACTTTTGAATATGCCTGTTCCTTTTCTTTCTTTAATTATTTTTTCTTCAAAAACAAAGTCTTTAGATATCACTAACTACTTTGATTATCAAGATGATACACTAATGACTTTTGAATCAGATATGATGTTTAAATTGGACTTACTTATGCAACAACACACTAATTATGAAATTAGTATATTAGATCAAAAACGAATTTTTTATTCCATTGAACAATGTATTGATAATTCCAAAACTAATCTTAAAAAAATTAAAAAAAGTATAAAAAATGAACAATAA
- a CDS encoding hemolysin family protein encodes MESSYLIVLIILNLLLVIFSALFSASETAYASVSKAKLEENLKTESIVKRSILHKFYNFSQTFTVILICNNIVNIGLSIVLSTLLGAFITYESLRLIVSILVTTPIIVLFGELFPKLIARKHPIKFLRFSWIIIAVFYYLFYPITFVLAKIFKENAITNTEKELKKIIEQGKHEGVLEKEESDLAIKALDFDSIKTINCFTPIKDVVFVDYNMNLSEILDIFKESRFSRIPVRKKGKFIGILLIKDLFFLKDFQIDDYIIQVPFLSANDLLKNNYEKLKKSKSQFGFIKKTKKSENIIGIITLEDILETLVGPIYDEYDFRDGLEYYQISEDSIIVNNRTKITTINEQLEVNLESSFNTIDLWLEHHSKQKLIKSLKFKYEQNELNYDLYFKILDKSHNVLEIQITKKMKENDG; translated from the coding sequence ATGGAGAGTAGTTATTTAATAGTTTTAATTATTCTTAATTTACTTTTAGTTATTTTTTCTGCTTTATTTTCTGCTTCAGAAACAGCATACGCTAGTGTTTCTAAAGCTAAATTAGAAGAGAATTTAAAAACAGAATCAATAGTAAAAAGATCAATTCTACATAAGTTTTATAATTTTTCACAAACCTTTACAGTTATACTAATTTGTAATAATATAGTAAACATAGGTTTATCCATCGTTTTGTCAACACTTTTAGGTGCATTTATCACTTATGAATCTTTGAGACTGATAGTTTCTATTTTAGTAACAACACCAATAATAGTTTTATTTGGTGAACTTTTTCCAAAGTTAATAGCAAGAAAACACCCGATTAAGTTTTTAAGATTTTCTTGAATAATAATTGCAGTTTTTTACTATTTGTTTTATCCAATAACATTTGTTTTAGCTAAGATTTTTAAAGAAAATGCAATAACCAATACTGAAAAAGAACTCAAAAAAATAATTGAACAAGGAAAACATGAAGGCGTGCTTGAAAAAGAAGAATCTGACCTTGCAATTAAAGCATTAGATTTTGACTCTATCAAGACAATCAACTGTTTTACACCAATAAAAGATGTTGTTTTTGTTGATTATAATATGAATTTATCAGAAATTCTTGATATCTTTAAAGAGTCAAGATTTTCAAGGATTCCTGTTAGAAAAAAAGGAAAATTTATAGGAATTTTACTCATCAAAGATCTTTTCTTTTTAAAGGATTTTCAAATAGATGATTATATAATTCAAGTACCTTTTTTATCGGCAAATGACTTGTTAAAAAACAACTATGAAAAGCTTAAAAAGAGTAAATCACAATTTGGTTTTATTAAAAAAACTAAAAAATCAGAAAACATAATAGGAATTATTACTCTAGAAGATATCCTTGAAACATTAGTAGGTCCTATTTACGATGAATACGATTTTCGAGATGGTTTAGAATATTATCAAATTTCTGAAGATTCTATTATAGTAAATAACAGAACAAAAATTACTACAATAAACGAACAACTTGAAGTTAATTTAGAATCATCTTTTAATACTATAGATCTTTGGTTAGAACATCATAGTAAACAAAAATTAATTAAAAGTTTGAAATTCAAATATGAACAAAATGAACTAAATTACGATCTTTACTTTAAAATTCTTGATAAATCACACAATGTACTTGAAATTCAAATTACAAAGAAAATGAAGGAAAATGATGGATAA
- the dnaB gene encoding replicative DNA helicase — translation MSKYSRLSEPDLEQKIISYILYYPNEWINIVNYLSIEDFSVPKLRIIFEALSNLMENSRTFDTNLLINELTRTNKLEQAGGEKYILELSLDEYLVDIEIIEYIKKISEATKLRKITEVFRQSEKEILQGNKPSEEIIDEFQDQMNQIVSINAKHDFDNVAKVAEELLLTLRHQQNSLDLKGITTGFEELNRKTSGFQKGDLIILAARPSMGKTAFALNLAKNACDAKKNVVFFSLEMSSQQLVTRLLSLETMIDANLFKDPRYINKEQWIRISSAIDNKINNYNLLIEDSGTIKLNEMIWKLQRLKRKKEEIDLIIIDYLQLINYSSNSRNESRQVEVSIISRKLKQLARELDTPIIALSQLSREVEKREKKIPQLSDLRESGSIEQDADIVMFLYRDNYYTKQLPPSEVQDSTLIIAKHRNGAIGSITMKFDPSNGNFFEKEYNEDSNYNKDDYGE, via the coding sequence ATGAGTAAATATTCTAGGCTATCAGAACCAGATCTTGAACAGAAAATAATATCTTATATTTTATATTATCCTAATGAATGAATTAATATAGTTAATTATTTATCTATAGAAGATTTTAGTGTGCCTAAATTACGAATTATCTTCGAAGCCTTGTCAAATTTGATGGAAAATTCAAGAACTTTTGATACAAATTTACTAATAAATGAACTAACAAGAACTAATAAATTAGAACAAGCTGGTGGTGAAAAATACATTTTAGAACTTTCACTCGATGAATATCTTGTTGACATTGAAATCATTGAGTATATTAAAAAAATTTCTGAGGCTACTAAATTAAGAAAAATAACTGAAGTTTTTCGCCAATCTGAAAAAGAAATTTTACAAGGAAACAAACCTAGTGAAGAAATAATCGATGAATTTCAAGACCAAATGAATCAAATTGTTTCTATTAATGCTAAACACGATTTTGATAATGTAGCAAAAGTTGCTGAAGAACTTTTACTAACTTTACGTCACCAACAAAATAGTTTAGACCTTAAAGGAATCACTACAGGATTTGAAGAATTAAATAGAAAAACCTCTGGTTTTCAAAAAGGTGATTTAATAATTTTAGCTGCTCGTCCTTCTATGGGAAAAACTGCTTTTGCTTTAAATTTAGCTAAAAATGCTTGTGATGCGAAGAAAAATGTAGTATTTTTCTCTTTAGAAATGTCTTCACAGCAATTAGTTACTCGTTTATTATCATTAGAAACTATGATTGATGCTAATTTGTTCAAAGACCCTCGTTATATAAACAAAGAACAGTGAATTAGAATAAGTAGTGCGATTGATAACAAAATCAACAATTACAATCTCTTGATCGAAGATTCAGGAACTATTAAACTAAACGAGATGATTTGAAAATTGCAAAGATTAAAAAGAAAAAAAGAAGAAATTGATTTAATTATCATCGATTATCTCCAACTTATTAACTACAGCTCTAATTCTAGAAATGAAAGCAGACAAGTAGAAGTGTCTATAATTTCAAGGAAATTAAAGCAATTAGCTCGTGAATTAGATACACCAATTATTGCGCTTTCACAACTTTCAAGAGAGGTTGAAAAAAGAGAGAAAAAGATTCCACAACTTTCAGATTTAAGAGAATCTGGTTCTATAGAACAAGATGCTGACATTGTTATGTTTTTATATCGTGATAATTACTATACCAAACAACTTCCACCTTCTGAAGTTCAAGATTCTACTCTTATAATTGCAAAACATAGAAATGGAGCTATTGGTTCAATAACAATGAAATTTGATCCTTCAAATGGAAATTTCTTTGAAAAAGAATACAACGAAGATTCTAACTATAACAAGGATGATTATGGAGAGTAG
- the rplI gene encoding 50S ribosomal protein L9: MKVILIKDSKDGKANTVIEVSPGYASNYLFKNKIAVPYVEEHIKALDQRQNEIAKKKEEKHQQDLLLKEQIQALILEFKLKFTNDQPHGSISTKQVFKALEEKGLHLEKHTVEKVHITSLGLTILKVKLSHEVSANLRIKVLKDE; this comes from the coding sequence ATGAAAGTAATATTAATTAAAGACTCAAAAGATGGAAAAGCAAATACAGTAATTGAAGTAAGTCCAGGATATGCTTCAAATTACTTATTTAAAAACAAAATCGCAGTTCCTTATGTAGAAGAACACATCAAAGCATTAGACCAAAGACAAAATGAAATTGCAAAGAAAAAAGAAGAAAAACATCAACAAGATCTTCTTTTAAAAGAACAAATTCAAGCTCTTATTTTAGAATTTAAATTAAAATTTACAAATGACCAACCACATGGTTCAATTTCTACAAAACAAGTATTTAAAGCGCTTGAAGAAAAAGGTTTACACCTTGAAAAACATACAGTAGAAAAAGTGCATATTACCTCTTTAGGACTTACAATTTTAAAAGTTAAATTATCACATGAAGTAAGTGCTAACTTGAGAATAAAGGTTCTAAAAGATGAGTAA